One genomic segment of Borrelia miyamotoi includes these proteins:
- the flgE gene encoding flagellar hook protein FlgE, translating to MMRSLYSGVSGLQNHQTRMDVVGNNIANVNTIGFKKGRVNFQDMISQSISGASRPTDRLGGVNPKQVGLGMSVATIDTIHTQGSFQSTQKASDLGISGNGFFILRDGNNSFYTRAGAFDVDSDRRLVNPANGMKIQGWMAKSVAGEQVINTSADVEDLVIPIGDKETARATEHITFACNLDKRLPVINEGASEVDIAHGTWVVNKTIYDSFGNTSVVELRVVKDSTAPNTWNATVLVNGETNSNFTMGFNNEGSLLSLNGQAGQPGDLLEFPITFGVVNANAGEVGEQQTINLRLGNVGSYTDSITQFADASTTKAIIQDGYGMGYMEHYEIDHNGVITGVYSNGIRRDIGKIALASFVNPGGLAKAGDTNFTETSNSGQARIGETGLSGLGTIRAGVLEMANVDLAEQFTDMIVTQRGFQANAKTITTSDQLLQELVRLKS from the coding sequence ATGATGAGATCTTTATATTCTGGTGTTTCTGGTCTTCAGAATCATCAAACAAGGATGGATGTTGTTGGTAATAACATTGCTAATGTTAATACTATTGGTTTTAAGAAAGGAAGGGTGAATTTTCAAGACATGATATCTCAAAGTATTTCTGGGGCATCTCGTCCTACTGATAGGCTTGGGGGTGTAAATCCAAAGCAAGTTGGTCTTGGGATGAGTGTTGCAACTATTGATACTATCCATACTCAAGGTTCCTTTCAAAGTACTCAGAAAGCTTCTGACCTTGGAATTAGTGGTAATGGTTTTTTTATATTAAGGGATGGTAATAATTCTTTTTATACAAGGGCTGGTGCATTTGATGTTGATTCTGATCGACGTCTTGTAAATCCTGCAAATGGTATGAAAATCCAAGGTTGGATGGCAAAGTCTGTTGCAGGGGAGCAGGTTATTAATACATCTGCTGATGTTGAAGATTTAGTTATTCCTATTGGAGATAAAGAAACAGCTAGGGCTACTGAACACATTACTTTTGCTTGCAATCTTGATAAGAGGTTACCTGTAATTAATGAGGGTGCAAGTGAAGTTGATATTGCTCATGGTACTTGGGTTGTCAATAAGACTATTTATGATAGTTTTGGAAATACTAGTGTTGTTGAACTTAGGGTTGTAAAGGATTCAACTGCTCCTAATACTTGGAATGCTACAGTTTTAGTGAATGGAGAGACAAATTCCAATTTTACAATGGGCTTTAATAATGAAGGATCATTGCTTTCTTTAAATGGTCAGGCAGGTCAGCCAGGTGATTTGCTTGAATTTCCTATAACTTTTGGAGTTGTGAATGCTAATGCTGGAGAAGTTGGTGAGCAGCAAACTATTAATCTTAGACTTGGGAATGTTGGTAGTTATACTGATTCAATTACTCAATTTGCTGATGCAAGTACCACAAAGGCTATTATTCAGGATGGATATGGCATGGGATATATGGAACATTATGAAATCGATCACAATGGGGTAATAACAGGTGTTTATTCAAATGGTATCAGGCGGGACATTGGGAAGATTGCACTTGCATCATTTGTTAATCCCGGGGGCCTTGCAAAAGCAGGGGATACTAATTTTACTGAAACAAGTAATTCAGGTCAGGCTAGGATAGGTGAAACTGGTTTGTCAGGACTTGGTACTATTAGAGCAGGGGTTTTAGAAATGGCTAATGTTGATCTTGCTGAACAATTTACAGATATGATAGTTACTCAAAGAGGTTTTCAAGCTAATGCTAAGACCATTACTACTTCAGATCAGTTATTGCAAGAGCTTGTAAGACTTAAGAGTTAA
- a CDS encoding motility protein A: MNLASIIGWGVGFGAILISMAFTPTGLGVFWDLSSVFITVVGSFSALLASSEIPTVKRIPTYLGFFFKKSSFDKVPIIKTLVELSEKARKEGLLSLDDELDQIGDPFFKSGMRLVVDGADPEIIRTMLYLELDQMQERHKIGSNLFGTWAKLAPAFGMTGTLIGLIALLGNLEDRSALGSSMAVALITTLYGTIMANLMFYPIQIKLESIDLEEASVRTMIVEGILSIQAGDNPRILEQKLVTFLTSKDRGHLGGNILGGE, from the coding sequence ATGAATTTGGCTAGTATAATTGGATGGGGAGTTGGATTTGGTGCTATTTTAATTTCTATGGCATTTACTCCTACAGGATTGGGAGTTTTTTGGGATTTGAGTTCTGTGTTTATTACGGTTGTTGGTTCTTTTTCTGCACTTTTAGCTTCCTCTGAAATTCCCACTGTTAAAAGAATTCCTACATATTTAGGGTTTTTCTTCAAAAAAAGTTCTTTTGACAAGGTGCCTATTATAAAGACTTTAGTGGAGCTTTCAGAAAAAGCTAGAAAAGAAGGGCTTTTGTCTCTTGATGATGAGCTTGATCAGATTGGTGATCCCTTTTTTAAGTCTGGAATGAGACTTGTTGTTGATGGTGCTGATCCTGAGATAATTAGAACTATGCTTTATCTTGAGCTTGATCAGATGCAAGAAAGACATAAGATTGGTTCTAATCTTTTTGGAACTTGGGCAAAGCTTGCTCCTGCTTTTGGAATGACGGGTACACTTATTGGGCTTATAGCTCTTCTTGGGAATTTAGAAGATAGATCCGCACTTGGTTCTTCTATGGCTGTTGCTCTTATTACAACTCTTTATGGTACAATAATGGCAAATTTAATGTTTTATCCTATTCAAATTAAATTAGAATCTATAGATCTTGAAGAAGCGTCAGTTAGAACGATGATAGTTGAGGGTATTTTATCAATTCAAGCAGGAGACAATCCTAGAATTTTAGAACAAAAATTGGTGACGTTTTTAACGTCTAAAGATAGGGGTCATCTTGGAGGCAATATCCTTGGAGGTGAATAA
- the flgD gene encoding flagellar hook assembly protein FlgD, protein MSTIGNLASVNRVKTMSNSNGERDIKGSNLGRDDFLKLLITQLKYQDPTDPMKDKEFIAQMAQFSALEQMTNMSKSFESLSSALDKNKDLGLLGKIVEFENVDGEIVKGKVTNIKMGVVPQIMIDGKYYVYDNILSVGLEG, encoded by the coding sequence ATGAGTACAATTGGTAATTTAGCTAGTGTAAACAGAGTTAAGACGATGTCTAATTCTAATGGAGAAAGGGATATTAAGGGAAGTAATCTTGGTAGGGATGATTTTTTAAAGTTGCTTATTACGCAACTTAAATATCAAGACCCTACAGATCCAATGAAAGATAAAGAGTTTATTGCTCAAATGGCACAATTTTCGGCACTTGAGCAAATGACAAATATGAGTAAATCTTTTGAGAGTCTATCGTCTGCCCTTGATAAAAATAAAGATTTGGGTTTATTGGGGAAAATAGTTGAATTTGAAAATGTTGATGGAGAGATTGTTAAGGGAAAAGTTACAAATATTAAAATGGGAGTGGTTCCACAAATTATGATTGATGGGAAGTATTATGTTTATGACAATATTTTGTCAGTAGGATTGGAGGGATAA
- the fliH gene encoding flagellar assembly protein FliH, with translation MPKVLYKSKEVVNAVKLEFVEITNPIFKSLEMKKKENEISDIDSRSIKLRKELEDLMNQKIKLQDEIEHEHELAKKEIDVECSKILEEANEQANKIVSLANERAEALQREAEDKKGAIERESNCEIEKIVKEHEEKLKRELEIETAKGRNEGYDAGFEKGREDSDKVLGKLNSIISSLVTKRKEILESSGEHIMNLVMQIAVKVVKKIVDSQRDVVIENVNEALKKIKSKTNIVIRVNLDDMDIVSHQKHEFISKFDLIENLEVIEDVNIGKGGCIIETDFGEIDARISSQLDRIEEKFKNFSSIF, from the coding sequence TTGCCTAAGGTTTTGTATAAATCAAAAGAAGTTGTAAATGCAGTAAAGTTAGAGTTTGTTGAAATTACAAATCCTATTTTTAAATCATTAGAGATGAAGAAAAAAGAAAATGAAATTTCTGATATAGATAGTCGTAGCATTAAGCTACGCAAAGAACTTGAGGATTTAATGAATCAAAAAATAAAGCTTCAAGATGAAATTGAGCATGAGCATGAGCTTGCTAAAAAAGAAATAGATGTTGAGTGTTCTAAAATCCTTGAAGAGGCTAATGAACAAGCTAATAAAATAGTAAGTTTAGCTAATGAGAGAGCTGAAGCTTTGCAAAGGGAAGCTGAGGATAAAAAGGGGGCAATTGAGCGAGAGTCTAATTGTGAAATTGAAAAAATAGTAAAGGAGCATGAAGAAAAATTAAAAAGAGAGCTTGAGATAGAAACTGCAAAAGGAAGGAATGAAGGATATGATGCAGGTTTTGAGAAGGGGCGTGAAGATTCTGATAAAGTGTTGGGAAAATTAAATAGCATAATATCTTCTTTGGTTACAAAGCGAAAAGAAATCCTTGAATCTTCAGGAGAACACATAATGAATCTTGTTATGCAGATTGCAGTTAAGGTAGTTAAGAAGATTGTAGATTCTCAAAGAGATGTTGTCATAGAAAATGTAAATGAGGCTTTAAAAAAAATAAAAAGTAAAACAAATATTGTTATTCGTGTTAATCTTGATGACATGGATATTGTAAGTCATCAAAAACATGAGTTCATTTCTAAGTTTGATCTTATAGAAAATTTGGAAGTTATTGAAGATGTTAATATAGGAAAGGGTGGATGTATTATTGAGACTGATTTTGGGGAAATAGATGCACGAATTTCATCTCAACTTGATAGAATAGAGGAAAAATTTAAGAATTTTTCTTCTATATTCTAA
- the fliL gene encoding flagellar basal body-associated protein FliL, translating to MPDEDDGNIDVDVADNKRAGLLPDVIIKILQILAIGLFTVVIMIIVSYFVSKMVVSQSETPNNFPIFSNEYLGKPPMLIWYESIDEIRGTTQDNPPKAFVIKLALGYAENNVNILSELGRQKVRLKDVIREYFSQRTGQEIKNESQIKAEIKARINSILRNGEIEEIALTQIDIFDM from the coding sequence ATGCCTGATGAAGACGATGGTAACATTGATGTAGATGTCGCTGATAATAAGAGAGCTGGACTGCTACCTGATGTTATAATAAAGATTTTGCAAATATTAGCGATAGGACTATTTACTGTTGTTATTATGATAATAGTTTCTTATTTCGTTTCTAAAATGGTAGTAAGTCAAAGTGAGACACCTAATAATTTCCCAATTTTTTCTAATGAATATTTAGGGAAACCACCTATGCTTATATGGTATGAAAGCATAGATGAGATTAGAGGAACTACTCAGGATAATCCTCCCAAAGCTTTTGTTATAAAACTTGCGTTAGGTTATGCTGAGAATAATGTAAACATTTTAAGTGAGCTTGGAAGACAAAAGGTACGCTTAAAAGATGTTATTAGAGAATATTTTAGTCAAAGGACAGGTCAAGAGATAAAGAACGAAAGTCAGATTAAAGCTGAAATTAAGGCTAGAATTAATAGTATTCTTAGAAATGGTGAAATTGAAGAGATAGCCTTAACACAAATTGATATTTTTGATATGTGA
- the fliG gene encoding flagellar motor switch protein FliG → MEEQKEKEIFSVSTLTGKQKAAILLVSVGSEISSKIFKYLSQDEIESLTFEIARLDIVTSELKDTVLLEFKELMMAQEFIQKGGIDYARELLEKSLGTQKAVDIINNLGSALQSRPFEFVRRADPANILNFIQQEHPQTIALILSYLDPQKASFILSSLPTEIQTNVARRIALMDRTSPEVVREVERVLEKKLASLSSEDYTSAGGVDNVVEIINMADRKTEKFIIESLEEEDPELAEEIKKKMFVFEDIVLLDDRSIQRVLREIDGQELSKALKSVDMPVQDKIFKNMSKRAAGMLKEDMEFLGPTRRKDVEEAQQKIVSLIRKLEEQGEIVISRGGEEDVLV, encoded by the coding sequence ATGGAAGAGCAAAAGGAAAAAGAGATATTTAGTGTTTCTACTTTAACGGGGAAACAGAAAGCTGCTATTTTGTTAGTTTCAGTAGGTTCAGAAATTTCATCCAAGATATTTAAGTATTTATCTCAAGATGAGATAGAGTCTTTAACTTTTGAGATAGCAAGGCTTGATATCGTTACTTCTGAACTTAAGGATACTGTTCTATTAGAGTTTAAAGAGTTAATGATGGCTCAAGAATTTATTCAAAAAGGTGGCATAGATTATGCTAGAGAGCTTCTTGAGAAATCTCTTGGTACTCAAAAGGCAGTAGACATTATTAATAATTTAGGCTCTGCTTTACAATCAAGGCCTTTTGAATTTGTGAGAAGAGCAGATCCTGCTAATATTTTGAACTTTATTCAACAAGAACATCCACAAACAATTGCTTTGATACTTTCGTATCTTGATCCTCAAAAGGCTTCCTTTATTCTCTCTAGTCTTCCTACTGAAATTCAGACTAATGTTGCAAGAAGAATTGCATTAATGGATAGAACTTCTCCTGAAGTAGTAAGAGAGGTTGAAAGAGTCCTTGAGAAAAAATTAGCTTCTTTATCTTCAGAAGATTATACTTCAGCTGGAGGAGTTGATAATGTTGTTGAAATAATTAACATGGCTGATCGGAAGACAGAGAAATTTATTATTGAATCTCTTGAAGAAGAAGATCCTGAGCTTGCAGAGGAAATTAAGAAGAAAATGTTTGTCTTTGAAGATATTGTTCTTCTTGATGATAGATCAATACAGAGAGTTTTAAGAGAAATTGATGGTCAAGAATTGTCAAAAGCTTTAAAATCAGTTGATATGCCGGTTCAAGATAAGATTTTTAAAAATATGTCTAAAAGAGCCGCTGGGATGCTTAAGGAAGATATGGAGTTTTTGGGACCTACTAGACGTAAAGATGTTGAGGAAGCTCAGCAGAAGATTGTTTCTCTTATTAGAAAATTAGAGGAGCAAGGTGAAATAGTAATCTCAAGAGGTGGTGAGGAAGATGTGCTTGTCTGA
- the motB gene encoding flagellar motor protein MotB → MVFRARKKCNKCSEGSPEYMLTYGDMVTLLLVFFVTMFSLNDIIFKENVLKIMSASFTGSGFFRGGKTLDINKLSYLSNNFMSLPSTEKNKQASQASKNKSMIEFIEKIQSNKVVVKHHEQGVIISLLADAFFDSASAEVKLDDNRETIQKIASFIGFLDNQGYNFKIEGHTDNVNVNINGIWKSNWELSSARAVNMLEQILNYTDQSRLKSIESKFEVSGFAGSRPVATDDTPEGRAYNRRIDILITSDASLSSAKSIEQ, encoded by the coding sequence ATGGTATTTAGAGCTAGGAAAAAGTGTAATAAATGTTCAGAAGGTTCTCCTGAATATATGTTGACATATGGAGACATGGTTACTTTGTTGCTTGTTTTTTTTGTTACTATGTTTTCATTAAACGATATTATATTCAAAGAAAATGTATTAAAAATAATGTCAGCTTCATTTACGGGTTCTGGCTTTTTTAGGGGTGGAAAAACATTGGATATTAATAAACTTTCTTATTTAAGTAATAATTTTATGTCTTTGCCTTCTACTGAAAAGAATAAACAAGCATCTCAGGCATCTAAAAACAAATCTATGATTGAGTTTATTGAAAAGATTCAGTCTAATAAGGTTGTTGTTAAACACCATGAACAAGGTGTTATTATATCTCTTTTAGCCGATGCCTTTTTTGATTCAGCTAGTGCTGAGGTTAAACTTGATGATAACAGGGAGACTATACAAAAGATAGCTTCTTTTATTGGGTTTTTGGATAATCAAGGGTATAATTTTAAAATTGAAGGGCATACAGATAATGTTAATGTTAATATAAATGGAATTTGGAAGAGTAATTGGGAGCTTTCATCAGCAAGAGCAGTAAACATGTTAGAGCAGATATTAAATTACACTGATCAGTCTAGATTAAAAAGTATTGAGAGTAAATTTGAGGTATCTGGATTTGCAGGCAGTAGGCCAGTTGCTACAGATGATACTCCTGAAGGCAGAGCTTATAATAGAAGAATAGATATTTTAATTACTAGTGATGCTTCTTTGAGTTCTGCTAAAAGCATTGAACAATAA
- a CDS encoding periplasmic-type flagellar collar protein FlbB — MNSFLSFMLRLILWSFLIIFLLGLSFFLLDLFGIYQARDYLPLYIRALVFKEDDQPLEYTNISLDEIRMIKEKEAIYIKNQQVEKLREELKKREDNLNKFEAELNQKQKDLDLKQKVIDDIVNKYKDEDANFAQAALYLMNMPPEDAVKRLEELNDEIAISYMRKVEDIAKKEGRVSIVPYWLSLMDSKKAAVLIRKMSVSSLE; from the coding sequence ATGAATAGTTTCTTGTCATTTATGCTTAGATTGATTTTGTGGTCATTTTTAATTATTTTTTTGTTAGGACTTTCATTTTTTTTGCTTGATTTATTTGGTATATATCAAGCTAGAGATTATTTGCCTTTGTATATTAGAGCTTTAGTTTTTAAGGAAGATGATCAACCTCTTGAATATACGAATATTAGTCTTGATGAAATTAGGATGATAAAGGAAAAGGAAGCCATTTATATTAAAAATCAGCAAGTTGAAAAATTAAGAGAAGAATTAAAGAAAAGAGAGGATAATTTAAACAAATTTGAAGCTGAGCTTAATCAAAAGCAAAAAGACTTGGATCTGAAGCAAAAAGTAATTGATGATATTGTCAATAAATATAAAGACGAGGATGCGAATTTTGCACAGGCTGCTTTATACTTAATGAATATGCCACCAGAAGATGCTGTTAAGAGGCTTGAAGAGCTTAACGATGAAATTGCAATATCTTATATGCGAAAGGTAGAAGATATTGCTAAGAAAGAGGGGCGGGTGTCTATTGTTCCTTATTGGTTATCTCTTATGGATTCTAAGAAGGCTGCTGTATTAATTAGAAAGATGTCTGTTAGTTCATTGGAGTGA
- a CDS encoding FliI/YscN family ATPase, with product MDNFFESYSKILDSVESMSLIGKVRKIKGLLVESLGPKCGIGDLCLIEHRSGKRIYAEVLGLNGPFVSLMAYEKFDGIEVGDKVYSLDKKLQINLSDELLGRVIDSLGRPIDSKGQFLSNHYKELSFSNINPLNRGIFSEQIVTGIKVLDSFLPVAKGQRVGIFSGAGVGKSTLLGMIAKNSKADVNVIAFIGERGRELNEFIKYDLEGECFNRSVLIVSTSDETPISRYKGAYTATLIAEYFRDCGMDVMLLFDSITRFANAKREISLSMGEPPATKGYPPSVFVEIPILLERSGLSDKGSITGFYTVLVEGDDFTEPIADIMKATLDGHIILDRDLSDRGIYPSVNILSSTSRSFHRIVNFERQKLISKIRNLLSIYKNYEDLIKTGIYLKGSNKEVDLAISKYPKIIDFLSQGMQEEFDFEDLDGEIREILA from the coding sequence ATGGACAACTTTTTTGAAAGTTATTCAAAAATATTGGATAGTGTTGAGTCTATGTCCCTTATTGGCAAAGTAAGGAAAATTAAGGGTCTTTTAGTTGAAAGTTTGGGTCCAAAATGTGGTATTGGTGATTTGTGTTTAATTGAACATAGAAGTGGTAAAAGAATATATGCTGAAGTTTTAGGTTTGAATGGACCTTTTGTTAGTCTTATGGCTTATGAAAAATTTGATGGAATTGAGGTTGGTGATAAAGTTTATTCCTTGGATAAAAAGCTTCAAATTAATCTTAGTGATGAATTACTTGGAAGGGTAATTGATTCTCTTGGTAGGCCTATTGATAGTAAGGGCCAATTCCTTAGCAATCATTATAAGGAGTTAAGTTTTAGTAATATTAATCCTTTAAATAGGGGTATTTTTTCTGAGCAAATAGTTACTGGCATTAAAGTTCTTGATAGTTTTTTGCCAGTTGCAAAGGGGCAGCGTGTAGGTATTTTTTCAGGTGCTGGTGTTGGTAAATCTACTTTACTTGGTATGATTGCTAAAAATTCTAAAGCGGATGTTAATGTTATTGCATTCATCGGTGAGAGAGGACGTGAGCTTAATGAGTTTATTAAGTATGACCTTGAAGGAGAATGTTTTAATAGAAGTGTTTTGATTGTTTCGACTTCTGATGAAACTCCTATTTCAAGGTATAAAGGGGCTTATACGGCAACATTAATAGCTGAGTATTTCAGAGATTGTGGAATGGATGTTATGTTATTATTTGATTCAATTACAAGATTTGCAAATGCAAAAAGGGAGATTAGCCTTTCTATGGGAGAGCCACCTGCTACTAAAGGATACCCTCCTTCTGTTTTTGTAGAAATTCCTATTTTGCTTGAACGTTCGGGACTTAGTGATAAGGGCAGTATTACGGGTTTTTATACTGTTCTTGTTGAGGGTGATGATTTTACAGAACCAATAGCTGATATTATGAAAGCTACTTTGGATGGACACATTATTTTGGATAGAGATTTGTCTGATAGAGGGATTTATCCTTCGGTAAATATTTTAAGTTCGACTTCCAGGTCTTTTCATAGAATAGTAAATTTTGAGAGACAGAAATTAATATCTAAAATTAGGAATTTGTTGTCGATTTATAAAAATTATGAAGATTTAATTAAGACGGGAATTTATCTGAAAGGTTCTAATAAGGAAGTTGATTTAGCAATTTCAAAGTATCCAAAGATTATTGATTTTTTATCTCAAGGAATGCAAGAAGAATTTGATTTTGAAGATTTAGATGGTGAAATTAGAGAAATATTAGCTTGA
- a CDS encoding flagellar hook-length control protein FliK — protein MIILNKIIDNSQGLSKGLNLVNSDSSFIQDKKSVFLNLISSEIQNLSKFRDSVLDFIKFLKSNGLINKNFKDVSLKQPFIFKKLSDNGFISDLKSLVKRVDNLFSFDSLKVLDENLSFDSDLFKKKEISKNIESVLSDLNIFFSNVNSLCNFDILGVDFDSSRRELNVAKRGKESNIINIDVKNFKKNDSVKEFLHSDFKFRLVDSKSAIGRYDIKETFGGLTEFMGDLASSNARHMKESFVSQITDNLMSEWNLKVNHNIVNKAKIVLKSNDTGEIRLILKPKKLGSIRINLNLDSNNNLLGKIIVDNNNVRALFEQNMYSINRMLNDNGFNTSLNLSLAGNGSGFFSGDFKDDVKNQGSSFNKEDKIFKIEDDVEISDDLEKSINFIV, from the coding sequence ATGATTATTTTAAATAAGATTATTGATAATTCTCAAGGTCTAAGTAAAGGTTTAAATCTTGTAAATTCAGATAGTTCCTTTATCCAAGATAAGAAAAGTGTTTTTTTAAATTTGATTTCTTCTGAGATTCAAAATTTATCTAAGTTTAGAGATTCAGTGCTAGATTTTATAAAATTTTTAAAAAGTAATGGTCTTATAAATAAGAATTTTAAAGATGTGTCCTTAAAACAGCCTTTTATTTTTAAAAAGCTTAGTGATAATGGTTTTATATCTGATTTAAAATCTTTAGTAAAAAGGGTGGATAATTTATTTAGTTTTGATAGCCTGAAAGTTTTGGATGAAAATTTGTCTTTTGATTCTGATCTTTTTAAGAAAAAAGAAATATCAAAGAATATTGAGAGTGTTTTGTCTGATCTTAACATTTTCTTTAGTAATGTGAATTCTCTTTGTAATTTTGATATTTTAGGTGTTGATTTTGACTCTAGTCGTAGAGAGTTAAATGTTGCAAAGAGAGGTAAAGAAAGTAATATTATTAATATTGATGTTAAAAATTTTAAGAAAAATGATAGTGTGAAAGAATTTCTTCATTCAGATTTTAAGTTTAGGTTAGTTGATAGCAAAAGTGCTATTGGTAGGTATGACATTAAGGAAACTTTTGGTGGATTGACAGAATTTATGGGTGATCTTGCTAGTTCCAATGCAAGACATATGAAAGAATCTTTTGTCAGCCAAATTACTGATAATTTGATGTCAGAATGGAATTTAAAAGTTAATCATAATATTGTGAATAAAGCTAAGATTGTGTTAAAATCGAATGATACAGGAGAAATTAGGTTGATTTTAAAACCTAAAAAACTTGGTAGTATAAGAATTAATTTAAATCTTGATTCTAATAATAATTTGTTAGGTAAAATTATAGTTGATAATAATAATGTTAGAGCTCTTTTTGAACAAAATATGTATTCGATCAATAGAATGCTAAATGATAATGGTTTTAATACTAGTTTGAATCTTTCTCTTGCGGGTAATGGTTCTGGATTTTTTTCTGGTGATTTTAAAGATGATGTTAAGAATCAAGGCTCTTCTTTTAATAAGGAGGATAAGATCTTTAAAATTGAAGATGATGTTGAGATTTCTGATGATTTAGAAAAAAGTATTAATTTTATTGTTTAG
- a CDS encoding flagellar FlbD family protein — protein sequence MIYVTKLNGDGYYLNPCHIESIEANPDTTILLMNGKKVVVKENVVEVVDKIRVYRREITLIDRVKQEDKGVRL from the coding sequence ATGATTTATGTTACTAAGCTTAATGGCGATGGGTATTATTTAAATCCTTGTCATATTGAGAGCATTGAGGCTAATCCTGATACTACAATTCTTCTTATGAATGGCAAGAAGGTAGTTGTAAAAGAAAATGTAGTAGAGGTAGTAGACAAAATCAGGGTGTATAGGAGAGAGATTACTTTGATAGACAGAGTTAAACAAGAGGATAAGGGAGTTAGGCTATGA
- the fliM gene encoding flagellar motor switch protein FliM, with protein MAGNPGALSQDDIDSLLESINSSDNLSSDDSLSNIISSPMGKKQKVKVYDFKRPDKFSKEQVRTVSSFHEAFARYTTTSLSALLRKMVHVHVASVDQLTYEEFIRSIPNPTTLAIINMDPLKGSAIFEVDPTIAFAIVDRLFGGDGDTIKDKSRDLTEIEQSVMESVIIRILANMREAWSQVVDLRPRFGHIEVNPQFAQIVPPTEMVILVTLEVKIGKVEGLMNFCLPYITIEPIVSKLSTRYWHSLIGVGTTSENLDVLREKLENTDMLLVAEIGEVKLKVKEILSLEKGDVLNLENSPINKDLTLKVGTKEKFKCRMGLVGNKISVQITEKVGEIEDFDLLKELTEEVE; from the coding sequence ATGGCAGGTAATCCAGGAGCATTATCACAAGATGATATAGATAGTCTTTTAGAATCTATTAATTCATCTGATAATTTGTCATCAGATGATTCACTTTCTAATATTATATCCAGTCCTATGGGTAAGAAGCAGAAAGTTAAAGTTTATGATTTTAAAAGACCAGACAAATTCTCAAAAGAGCAAGTAAGAACAGTATCAAGTTTTCATGAAGCTTTTGCAAGATATACCACAACTTCGCTGTCAGCACTTTTGAGGAAAATGGTTCATGTGCATGTAGCTTCAGTTGATCAGTTGACTTATGAGGAGTTTATTAGGTCTATTCCAAATCCTACTACCCTTGCAATAATTAACATGGATCCTCTTAAGGGTTCTGCTATATTTGAAGTTGATCCAACCATTGCATTTGCAATAGTTGATAGGCTTTTTGGAGGGGATGGAGATACTATTAAGGATAAGAGTAGAGATTTAACAGAAATAGAGCAATCTGTCATGGAAAGTGTTATTATTCGTATACTTGCTAATATGAGAGAAGCTTGGTCTCAGGTAGTTGATCTTAGGCCTCGTTTTGGGCACATAGAGGTTAATCCTCAATTTGCTCAGATAGTTCCTCCAACAGAAATGGTGATTTTAGTAACTCTTGAGGTTAAAATAGGCAAGGTTGAAGGGCTTATGAATTTTTGTTTGCCTTATATTACAATAGAGCCTATTGTATCTAAGCTTTCAACAAGGTATTGGCATTCTTTAATTGGTGTAGGTACTACTAGTGAGAATCTTGATGTACTGAGGGAAAAACTTGAGAATACGGATATGCTTTTAGTGGCTGAAATCGGAGAAGTTAAGTTAAAGGTAAAAGAAATATTATCCTTAGAAAAAGGTGATGTGCTTAATCTTGAAAATTCTCCAATCAATAAGGATTTAACCTTAAAAGTAGGAACTAAAGAAAAATTTAAATGTAGGATGGGCCTTGTTGGAAATAAGATTTCGGTTCAGATTACAGAGAAAGTCGGTGAAATAGAGGATTTCGATTTGTTAAAGGAACTAACAGAAGAAGTTGAATAG